The Ananas comosus cultivar F153 linkage group 2, ASM154086v1, whole genome shotgun sequence genome contains a region encoding:
- the LOC109727400 gene encoding uncharacterized protein LOC109727400 has translation MVESWIDLTETLFEDLYTLERDKVHLATHCLERAAKVWWKRVKRDRSSNLPSVVWEEFRGLMFTNYFPDSEKKKLQDQFLKLRQGNRSMGEYEQEFSYIIDCVPDVVRDNKDRADWFECGLWPKIYKAVHIVKLTTFAEVLDWALWAVHGNAYARAERESLEKE, from the coding sequence atggtggagtcatggattgacttgacggaaacactcttcgaggatctttACACCTTGGAGAGAGATAAGGTGCATCTCGCCACGCATTGTTTGGAGAGGGCGGCGAAGGTATGGTGGAAGAGGGTGAAGCGAGATCGATCTTCCAACCTTCCGTCTGTGgtttgggaggagtttcggggtTTGATGTTCACaaattacttccccgatagTGAAAAGAAGAAGCTTCAGGATCAATTTCTGAAGCTAAGGCAAGGAAATCGCTCGATGGGAGAATATGAGCAGGAGTTTTCTTATATCATCGACTGCGTCCCTGATGTGGTTCGGGACAACAAGGATAGGGCCGATTGGTTCGAGTGTGGACTTTGGCCGAAAATTTACAAGGCAGTGCATATtgttaagctcacgacctttgcagAGGTCTTGGATTGGGCGTTGTGGGCGGTGCACGGCAATGCCTATGCGCGTGCGGAACGCGAGTCCCTGGAAAAGGAATAG